A window of Mycolicibacterium madagascariense genomic DNA:
GGTGGCGTCCCAGGTCAGCCCGAACTGGACGAGCGCACGCGCGGCCGCGGCCACCTCGTCGGCGTCGACGTGGTTGGCGAGCACCCGCAGCCACGTGCGGCCCGCGTTGGCGAGCGCCCTGGCGAACGGACTGTGCGCGGCGGCCGCCGTCAGCGCCTGGCCGTGCGGCGCCACCGCGCTCGGTGCGCTCGACAGGATGCCCGCGTGGACCCCCGCCCAGTGCAGCGGGATCGCCCACAGCGACGGATCACCCAGTGCGGCAAGCAGATTGAAGGCCTCGTCGAGGGCGGGCCGGACGAGGTCGACCTGGCCCAGCCGCGCGGCGGCCACCCACAGCTCGCCGAGCGGAAGCAGGGCGTAGAGGTCGACCGAGTACTCGGTGAGCACCTCCATCGCGGCGTGCCAGTGCTTGTGGACCGCGCCGCTGTCGCCGGCCCGTCGGGCGATCGCCGTCTGCAGGGCGGCCGCCCACAGGGCGTCGCGGCGGTGCAGCGGCGCACCGGATGCCGCGGCGACGTCGGCGGCCGCCGCGGTCAACTGGCCGTCGAGCATGCGCACCCAGCCGTGCAGCAGCGCGTGCCGTGCAGCGGTGAAACCCAGGTCCGGGCCGGTGTCGTGGACCGCCCGGCCCAGGACGCTGCGGGCGCGCACGGAGTCGCCACCGTGCAGGGCCACCAGCGCAACGAGCGCCGGGGCGCTGTCCGGCGTGACGATGGCCGCCGCCTGTGCCGACGTCGACTGCGCGAGCCGGGCGACGGCGGCGGGGTAGGTGCCGTCGACGGTCATCAGCAACCCGTCGGCGAGACCGCGGGCGGCACGCGCGCTCGACGTCGGAGGACCGGAGGCGTCGACGGCCAGCGCGGCCCGTGCCGTCGGGGCGTCCCCGACCCCGAGCGCCGCGACGACGGCGGCGGCTCCCACGACGGCATCGGGGTAGGCCCCCAGCCAGCGGAACAGCTCGGCCGCCTGCACGGCACTCCCGTCGTGCATGGCCACGCTCGCCGCGATGCGCACCGCGGCCGCTCGTTCGGCGGCCAGCTCCGAGCCCAGCAGCTGGTCGGCGAGCCGTCCGGCCGTCGCGCAGTCGCCGGTCAGCGCGAGGGCGTCGGCGAGGGAGGAGCCGGCCCCGTCGGCGCCCATCTCCCCGGCGGCCCGGTAGAGACGGGCGGCCAGCGCGGGACGGGTGCGGTGGCGGGCCGCCAGGTCGGCGAGCGCGTCGGCGAGTCGCGCGTCGCGCAGGCCGTGCTCGGCCAGCTGCAGGGCGAGGTCCATCGACAGCGTCGACCTGTCCCATTGCGTGTGCAGCAGCGCCGTTTCGAGGCGATGGTGGCGCGCGGCCCCGGCGAGCTGCGCGACGCCGCGGTGCAGCGCGGCCGCGAACGTCGCACTGTGTCCGGGGGCGATCAAGCCGCTGGCCCTGGCGACGTCGACCAACCGCTGCGCCTCGCCGTGGTCGACGTCGAGCGCCGCGGCGACGTCGTCGGGGCCGAGATCCTGGCTCAGCGAGGTCACCAGCAGCGTGTCGAGCACGGGCTCCTCGACCCGTCGCAGGCGCTCGACGAGGGCGACGCGCGTGGCCGCCTCGATCCCGTCGGGCCCGGACGCCAGGCCCGACACGGCGGCGTCGACCAGGAACGGCAGGCCGGCGGTGGCCACCAGCACCGCGTGGAGCGTCTCGGCGGGTGGCGCGGCGCCGAGGGCGTCCAGCGCGCGCCGGTGCACGTCGGCGGCGGTGAGCGGGCCGAGCGTGATGGGCGGCGCTTCTCGGGCCAGGGCCGCCCGCAACGAGGTGAGCGAGGGATCGTGCAGTCGCGGTTCGGCGGCGATCACGACGGTTCTGGCCGGGTCCGCGACCAGCTCCGTCAACCGATCGACGTCCGGCGCGGGCAGTAGGTGGGCGTCGTCGACGACGACCGCCGCATCGGGGGGATCCTCACTCCGCGGCGGGCGCGCGAGCACGGTGCGTCCCGCTGCGCGCAGCGCCGTCCTGACCTCGACGAGCAGCGCGGTCTTTCCCGTGCCGACACCACCTGACACCAGCATCTTGGCGGGCTCGGCCGGTGCCGTCGACCACGCCGTCGCTGCGTCGGGGGTGATCACGAATTCGGCGGCACCACCGACGTGGGCGCGGACGCCTGCGAGCTGGGCGGCCGGGTCACCGGTGCCTCCGTCGTGGTGACGGGCGGTCTCGTCGTGGTGACGGGAGGAGCGGTCGTGGTGGTCGGCCGTGTGGTGGTGGGTGGCGTCGTCGTCGTGGGTGGCGTCGTCGTCGTGGGCGGTGTCGTGGTGGTGGTGGTCGTCGTGGTGGTGGTCGTGGTGGTCGTCGTGGTGGTCGACGACGTCGTGCTGGACGTCGTGTCGCTCGTCGACTCGGTGGTGCTCGAACCCGACGTCGGGGACTGGGACGCCGACGACGAACTCTGCGGCCCATTGCTGGCGGAGGACGGCGTCTCGGTCTTGGTGGACAGGCTGGTGGTCACCAGGCCGTTGGCTCCGGTCGAGGAGATCGTGACGACCTCGGTCACCGTGCCGCTGTTGGTGGAGTTGCCCGTCAGCGTCACGGCGAGGCCGCCGATCGCCAGGAGTGCGGCCGCGGCGGCGGCGCCGAACAGGATGGGCGGGCGTTTGTACCAGGGCAGCACCGCCGCCTCGTCGGGGAACTCGTCCTCCTCGTCGTGGGCGAAGGCCATCTCGGGCCGCGCGCCGGAGTACTCGGACTGGTACTCCCCGCCGGCGTAGGGGAGCGGTTCGCCCGACGGAGCGTCGTCGTCCTGGGACCACGCCAGGGCGCCGGCCGCCTCGGTGGGCGGGGCCTCGACGGGAGGCGCACCGGCCACCCATCCCATGGTGGGCGCCAAGCCCGTCGGCGCATCGGCGACGGGGGCCAGACCCGTCGGAGCCAAGCCGGTGCGGGCGTCGTCGTAGCCGCCGAGCGCGACGACGGCGGCACCCGCGGCGATCGTCAGCGCGGGCACCGGTGCCGTCACGACGGGCACCCGGAACCGTTCGGAGAGTCGCTGCGTCACCAGGGGGATCGCGGCGCCGCCGCCGACGGTGGCCACCGCGGACACGCTCGCCGGCGCAATGCCGTAGCGCTGCACGGCTTCCGACACCGCCGACAGCAGACCGGCCAGCGGTTGCTCGATGAGCCGTTCGAGTTCCTGCCGGGTGATCCGCACGTCGGAGGAGTAGCCCGGCAATTGGGCCGAGAGGACGGTGGAGGTGTCCGACGACAGGCGTTCCTTCGCGTCGCGGCACTCGGCCCGCAGCCGGGTCAGCGAGCCGACCGCGGCCGTGCTCGCGGTATCGGCCGGGTTGGCGTCCGCGATGCCCGCGACGACGTGGTTCAGCAGGGCCTGGTCGACCAGGTCGCCGGAGAAGTCCGGATAGCGCGTCGTGCTGCCGATGACGGCCAGGCCGGCGGCGGCATCGGCCAGGGTGATGCTCGTGCCCCCGCCGCCGACGTCGCAGAGCACGACGACGCCGGCGTCGGGCAGGCCCGGCGACGACCGCAGCCCGGCGAGCGCGGCGACGGAGTCGGGCACCAGCGTGGCGGGAATCCCGCCTGGGCTCAGAATTGGCTTGGCGCGCAGGGCATTTCGCAGTGCGCCGACGACTCCCGGACCCCAGTGGGACGGCACCGCGATCGTGACGGGGGCGCCCCCACCCACGATGCGGGCCATCACGTCGAGGGCCTCGACGAGGACGGTCTCGCCGCGGTGCGACGACCCGTCCGCGGCGACCAGGGGCACCGGGTCGCCGACGCGTTCGACGAACCCCGCCAAGACCAGGCCGGGCTGGTTCGGTCCGGGGAAGGTCCCGACCTCGGGCGCGCGGTCGGGGTAGACCGTCAGCACCGAGCGCCGGGTGACGGGCGCAGCCCCGCCGCGGGTGGCCACCAGGTTGGTGGTGCCGACGGACATCCCGAGTGGTTCAGTCGTGGCCAGTGGTTCGGTCATGAACGGCTCATCCCCTGCCGGGTCGGAGAAACAGCCCTCACCTTAACGGCTGCTGTACGCGAAACGGGGTGTCATCCCCCTAGTGGTGTCGAGCCCCTAATGGCCGATCCCCTAACGCCCTGTTGGCACGGGTGGCTTCACCACCGATCCCAGCGACGCGATACGCCGATAGCATTCGGTGCAGACAGTCGGCGCAACGCCGGGAAGGGGGCGGCTCGTGGCGAACTCGCTGTTGGACTTCGTGATGTCGCTGGTGCGCGATCCCGACGCCGCTGCCCAGTATGCGGCCAATCCCGCGCAGGCCATCGCCGACGCCCACCTGACCGACGTGACGAGTGCGGACGTCAACCACCTCATCCCGGTGGTGGCGGAATCGATGTCGACGGTCGTGCCGTCCGCGGCGGCGGGCAGCGCGCTCGACGACGCGCACAACGTCTGGGCGAGCGGCGCGGCGACGGCGGCCTTCGACGCGTTCGACGACCATCTGCCCCTGCGCGGCGCCGACGTCGTCGCAGCTCACGTGCCCACGGTCGCGACCGTGATCCAGCCGCCCGCGGACGCCGCGCCGACCGTCGTCGACCATGGTTTCGATGCCTTCGACGACCTGCGCGAGGTCAGTGCGGTGAGTCCGTCGGACCACGCGCTGGCCTACGACGTGCCCGTGATCGACGATGGGCACGTCACCGATGCCGGCCCGGTGGACGACGTGCACCACGGCGTCGTCGACGACCATCCGCAGGACCCCGGTTTCGACATCTTCGCGTGACCCCACGCCCGAATCACCCCACGACAGCGCGGCCCGAGTGGCCGCACTGTCGTCGTCGTGAGGGCAGCTCGGCGCCCCCGGGGGATCCCCTAACCCCCTAACGGACGCCCCTAGGGCATCCCTCAACGATCCCCACGGGGAAGGGGTGTGGGCCCCGTTTCCGGGGTGTCCCGACGCTCATAACGTAGTTGCCAGCACACCAAGCACCCACCGACGAAAGGCAGTCCCATGACGAACCTCATCGACTACATCCTCGACCTGTTCCGCGACCCGGGCGTGGCGGCCACGTTCGTCAGGGACCCCGACGGGGCCCTGCGCGACGCCGGCCTGCCGAACGTGAGCGCAGCTCAGCTGCAGGCCGTCGCCGCCAGCGCCGCCCCCGCCGGCGTGTTCCTCGGCGACGGCGACCCGGTGTACGGATTGCAGACGGCAGTCGCGAACTACCACAGCATCCCGGCCGCGTTCTCGCCGCAGACGGCCTTCTCCCCGCAGACCGACTTCGCCAGCAACAACGCCACCGAGGTCGCCAGCAACAACGACGTCATGAGCCCGAACCAGTCGGCCGGGGCCAACGCCCAGAACGGCGCGTTCAACCTCGGCTTCGGCGACATCACGTTCGGCGACAAGACGAGCAACACCGCCACCAACGGCGGCGTCGTGAACACCGGCAGCGCCGGCCACATCGACACCACCAGCGTCAACGGTGACGGAAACGTCGTCGGCCACGACAACAACGCCAACACCGGGGTCATCTCCGCGGGTAGCCACTCGCCGATCACCGTGGGCGAGGGCAACCAGACCCACGTGAGCGACAGCTCGCAGCACTCCGGCGGCGACATCATCGATGGCAACCAAGGCACCGTCATCAAGGACAACGACATGTCCGGCGGGCACGGCGGCGGCGCGAGCGCGAGCGGCGGCAGCAGCCTCCTCGGCATCGGCACCGGTGGCAACGACGCCCACGCGGGCAGCGGCGGTCAGGGTGGCTCGATCATCGTGACCGACAACGGCAACCACTCGAACACGTCCACGACGGCCGTCGGTGGCAACCAGACCACGGTCGGTCACGACCTGGGCAGTGGCAACACCTCGACCGTCGACTCCTCCACCCACACCGCCTCGACGGTGCACGAGGACAACACGTTCGAGCAGGACAACTCCACCCACACCGACAGCTCGGTGCACAGCGACACGTCGTTCTCGCAGGAGAACTCGCTGCACCAGTCGGTCGACACCCACGTCCAGCCTGACACGCACATCGGTTTCTGACGCACCGCGACTGGCGGGGCTCCTTCCGGCGCCCCGCCGGTCCGCGCGTCTACCGTGAGGTGAGGAGAAATCACATGACGCCCCCGAACGACCCACGGCCGGTCACGGTCATCGTCGAGCTGATCGACCACACCGTCAGGATCGCCGGGGACTACGACCGCGGCGATCTGGTCGAGCGGCTGTCGAGGGCGAAGCAGCGCATCGGTGACCCGCAGATCCGGGTGGTCATCGCGGGCCAGCTCAAGCAGGGCAAGAGCCAGCTGCTCAATTCCCTGCTCAACGTGCCGGTCGCGCGCGTGGGGGACGACGAGACCACGACGTTGGCGACGGTGGTGTCCTACGGCGAGCAGCCGTCGGCGCGGCTCATCGTGGCCCGCGGCGACGGTGCCGAGCCGGAGGCGGTCGAGATCCCGA
This region includes:
- the iniR gene encoding isoniazid response ATPase/transcriptional regulator IniR; the encoded protein is MITPDAATAWSTAPAEPAKMLVSGGVGTGKTALLVEVRTALRAAGRTVLARPPRSEDPPDAAVVVDDAHLLPAPDVDRLTELVADPARTVVIAAEPRLHDPSLTSLRAALAREAPPITLGPLTAADVHRRALDALGAAPPAETLHAVLVATAGLPFLVDAAVSGLASGPDGIEAATRVALVERLRRVEEPVLDTLLVTSLSQDLGPDDVAAALDVDHGEAQRLVDVARASGLIAPGHSATFAAALHRGVAQLAGAARHHRLETALLHTQWDRSTLSMDLALQLAEHGLRDARLADALADLAARHRTRPALAARLYRAAGEMGADGAGSSLADALALTGDCATAGRLADQLLGSELAAERAAAVRIAASVAMHDGSAVQAAELFRWLGAYPDAVVGAAAVVAALGVGDAPTARAALAVDASGPPTSSARAARGLADGLLMTVDGTYPAAVARLAQSTSAQAAAIVTPDSAPALVALVALHGGDSVRARSVLGRAVHDTGPDLGFTAARHALLHGWVRMLDGQLTAAAADVAAASGAPLHRRDALWAAALQTAIARRAGDSGAVHKHWHAAMEVLTEYSVDLYALLPLGELWVAAARLGQVDLVRPALDEAFNLLAALGDPSLWAIPLHWAGVHAGILSSAPSAVAPHGQALTAAAAHSPFARALANAGRTWLRVLANHVDADEVAAAARALVQFGLTWDATRLASQAALQTPDGRTSGAMLQLARDLKFASADPVDVSATPSATSATSFPAPAATAQARPSASTARLSDREREVAELLLQGLPYRDIGSQLFISAKTVEHHVARIRRRLGAESRSELISMLRAILETPPG
- a CDS encoding Hsp70 family protein; this encodes MTEPLATTEPLGMSVGTTNLVATRGGAAPVTRRSVLTVYPDRAPEVGTFPGPNQPGLVLAGFVERVGDPVPLVAADGSSHRGETVLVEALDVMARIVGGGAPVTIAVPSHWGPGVVGALRNALRAKPILSPGGIPATLVPDSVAALAGLRSSPGLPDAGVVVLCDVGGGGTSITLADAAAGLAVIGSTTRYPDFSGDLVDQALLNHVVAGIADANPADTASTAAVGSLTRLRAECRDAKERLSSDTSTVLSAQLPGYSSDVRITRQELERLIEQPLAGLLSAVSEAVQRYGIAPASVSAVATVGGGAAIPLVTQRLSERFRVPVVTAPVPALTIAAGAAVVALGGYDDARTGLAPTGLAPVADAPTGLAPTMGWVAGAPPVEAPPTEAAGALAWSQDDDAPSGEPLPYAGGEYQSEYSGARPEMAFAHDEEDEFPDEAAVLPWYKRPPILFGAAAAAALLAIGGLAVTLTGNSTNSGTVTEVVTISSTGANGLVTTSLSTKTETPSSASNGPQSSSSASQSPTSGSSTTESTSDTTSSTTSSTTTTTTTTTTTTTTTTTTPPTTTTPPTTTTPPTTTRPTTTTAPPVTTTRPPVTTTEAPVTRPPSSQASAPTSVVPPNS
- a CDS encoding Rv0340 family IniB-related protein, whose amino-acid sequence is MANSLLDFVMSLVRDPDAAAQYAANPAQAIADAHLTDVTSADVNHLIPVVAESMSTVVPSAAAGSALDDAHNVWASGAATAAFDAFDDHLPLRGADVVAAHVPTVATVIQPPADAAPTVVDHGFDAFDDLREVSAVSPSDHALAYDVPVIDDGHVTDAGPVDDVHHGVVDDHPQDPGFDIFA
- a CDS encoding IniB N-terminal domain-containing protein, whose protein sequence is MTNLIDYILDLFRDPGVAATFVRDPDGALRDAGLPNVSAAQLQAVAASAAPAGVFLGDGDPVYGLQTAVANYHSIPAAFSPQTAFSPQTDFASNNATEVASNNDVMSPNQSAGANAQNGAFNLGFGDITFGDKTSNTATNGGVVNTGSAGHIDTTSVNGDGNVVGHDNNANTGVISAGSHSPITVGEGNQTHVSDSSQHSGGDIIDGNQGTVIKDNDMSGGHGGGASASGGSSLLGIGTGGNDAHAGSGGQGGSIIVTDNGNHSNTSTTAVGGNQTTVGHDLGSGNTSTVDSSTHTASTVHEDNTFEQDNSTHTDSSVHSDTSFSQENSLHQSVDTHVQPDTHIGF